One segment of Papaver somniferum cultivar HN1 unplaced genomic scaffold, ASM357369v1 unplaced-scaffold_137, whole genome shotgun sequence DNA contains the following:
- the LOC113334602 gene encoding uncharacterized protein LOC113334602 gives MRNKIDTIQDSEGNWISDYEELKTCFTEHFTKMSTKETPTINSEIINLIPTTITNTDNTNLNRPPDSSEIKVILFSMAKDKAPGPDGFPPNFFQANWDIVGDDIISDNIVIAHELIHSMRSKRGVKVEKGSMEIKIDMEKAFDIVDWNFLDIIMSKMGFNTSWCQNIMQCISTTTSVVLINGSPHYFFTPSRILRQGDPLSPYLFLLCMEALSRTLIDAEDIGIITGINI, from the exons ATGAGAAATAAGATAGACACAATTCAGGACAGTGAAGGCAATTGGATCTCTGACTATGAAGAATTGAAGACCTGCTTTACAGAACATTTCACTAAGATGTCAACAAAAGAAACACCTACCATAAACTCTGAAATAATCAATCTCATACCTACTACAATCACTAATACTGACAATACCAATCTAAATAGACCACCTGATTCCAGTGAAATCAAAGTTATACTCTTTAGTATGGCAAAAGACAAAGCACCAGGGCCAGATGGTTTTCCACCAAACTTCTTTCAAGCCAATTGGGACATTGTTGGAGATGACATA ATCTCTGATAATATTGTTATAGCACATGAGCTCATCCATTCAATGAGATCAAAAAGAGGAGTCAAAGTTGAAAAGGGAAgcatggaaataaaaattgatatggaAAAAGCTTTTGACATAGTAGACTGGAACTTCCTCGATATCATTATGTCAAAGATGGGATTTAATACTTCTTGGTGCCAAAACATAATGCAATGCATATCTACCACCACCTCAGTTGTTCTGATCAATGGTTCCCCTCACTACTTCTTCACTCCTTCTAGAATCCTTAGACAAGGAGACCCTCTATCTCCTTATTTGTTCCTGCTATGCATGGAAGCTCTCTCAAGAACCCTTATTGATGCTGAAGATATTGGCATAATCACTGGCATAAATATATGA
- the LOC113334720 gene encoding uncharacterized protein LOC113334720 isoform X2 has translation MDEDIRISTSNDDGSEHRRRQQYRLNARQRLSNLTAEERSHWLAMRNESQRQRRRAIQYQFCVRPEIGRQIRLQRQTSELERQLVRHRDAVVIRARSTNAGPSHRVVAWEQPINNIGADIPRGARLSSIKRLARDQCSTTTETFGQNL, from the exons atGGATGAAGATATTCGTATTAGTACATCTAATGATGATGGTAGTGAGCACCGCCGAAGGCAACAATATCGATTGAATGCACGACAACGTTTATCCAATTTAACGGCTGAGGAGAGATCTCACTGGCTTGCAATGCGTAATGAATCTCAGAGACAAAGGCGTCGTGCAATACAATATCAATTTTGTGTTCGTCCAGAAATTGGAAGACAAATCCGACTACAAAGACAAACATCTGAGCTAGAAAGACAACTTGTTCGGCATCGAGACGCCGTTGTCATAAGAGCACGATCAACTAATGCTGGCCCTTCACATAGAGTAGTAGCCT GGGAACAACCGATCAATAACATAGGTGCGGATATCCCAAGAGGTGCGCGCTTGAGTAGCATCAAAAGATTGGCACGAGATCAATGTTCTACTACTACGGAAACTTTCG GACAAAATCTGTGA
- the LOC113334720 gene encoding uncharacterized protein LOC113334720 isoform X1 gives MDEDIRISTSNDDGSEHRRRQQYRLNARQRLSNLTAEERSHWLAMRNESQRQRRRAIQYQFCVRPEIGRQIRLQRQTSELERQLVRHRDAVVIRARSTNAGPSHRVVAWEQPINNIGADIPRGARLSSIKRLARDQCSTTTETFGKELYL, from the exons atGGATGAAGATATTCGTATTAGTACATCTAATGATGATGGTAGTGAGCACCGCCGAAGGCAACAATATCGATTGAATGCACGACAACGTTTATCCAATTTAACGGCTGAGGAGAGATCTCACTGGCTTGCAATGCGTAATGAATCTCAGAGACAAAGGCGTCGTGCAATACAATATCAATTTTGTGTTCGTCCAGAAATTGGAAGACAAATCCGACTACAAAGACAAACATCTGAGCTAGAAAGACAACTTGTTCGGCATCGAGACGCCGTTGTCATAAGAGCACGATCAACTAATGCTGGCCCTTCACATAGAGTAGTAGCCT GGGAACAACCGATCAATAACATAGGTGCGGATATCCCAAGAGGTGCGCGCTTGAGTAGCATCAAAAGATTGGCACGAGATCAATGTTCTACTACTACGGAAACTTTCGGTAAAGAATTGTATCTCTGA
- the LOC113334603 gene encoding uncharacterized protein LOC113334603, with the protein MTCNPGWPEITNALKPGQTPSDHPDLTTRVFRAKCEQFKEDIFNRGVFGKVVAHVHVVEFQKRGLPHVHMLIILDEQDKLHTLEDYDRIVRAEIPDKNEEPELYNAVIKWMIHKPCGRQNPNAPCMKGGTRKKKYPKPFAPTTLQGNDSYPIYRRRNTGRLVCLDSNGDQMVDNRWAVPYNAWLLRKYDCHINVEICSSITSVKYLYKYVYKGPDQVSFEVIPGRKHDEIQKFVDARWVCAPEALWRIYKFALNMIYPSVERLQIHLPNKQQVNVRSYNNTTQKVKKMMITEKMTIISV; encoded by the exons ATGACGTGCAATCCTGGGTGGCCAGAGATCACAAATGCGTTAAAACCAGGCCAAACACCATCAGACCATCCAGATTTGACAACAAGGGTATTCCGTGCAAAGTGTGAACAATTTAAAGAAGATATCTTCAACAGAGGGGTCTTCGGAAAGGTAGTTGCACATGTACACGTGGTAGAGTTTCAAAAAAGGGGATTACCACATGTTCATATGTTAATAATTCTTGACGAACAAGATAAATTGCACACACTAGAAGATTATGATCGGATAGTTCGAGCAGAAATACCGGATAAGAACGAGGAACCAGAGTTATATAACGCAGTAATTAAGTGGATGATACACAAACCATGTGGAAGGCAAAATCCAAATGCTCCTTGCATGAAAGGTGGAACTCGCAAAAAGAAATATCCAAAGCCATTTGCACCGACTACACTTCAAGGGAATGATTCTTACCCAATTTATCGGAGAAGAAACACCGGTCGATTAGTGTGTTTAGACAGTAATGGTGATCAAATGGTTGACAACAGATGGGCTGTTCCTTATAATGCGTGGTTGCTGCGAAAATATGACTGTCACATCAATGTAGAGATATGCAGCAGTATAACAAGCGTGAAATACTTATATAAGTATGTGTACAAAGGACCTGATCAAGTTTCTTTTGAAGTTATACCTGGGAGAAAACATGATGAGATCCAAAAATTTGTGGATGCAAGATGGGTTTGTGCTCCTGAAGCATTGTGGAGGATATATAAATTTGCATTGAATATGATATATCCATCAGTAGAGCGTTTGCAGATTCATCTCCCAAATAAGCAACAG GTTAATGTAAGAAGTTACAACAATACCACTCAAaaggtgaagaagatgatgattaccgAGAAAATGACGATTATCTCCGTTTAG